The Thermosinus carboxydivorans Nor1 DNA segment TTACGCCCCAACCACACCGCGGCCGCCGCAACGAGCCGGCTCATGTGCGATATGTGGCGGAAACGATTGCCGCCTTGCGCGGCCTGAGTTTGGAGCAGGTGGCCGCCGCCACGGCGGCCAATGCACGCGAATTATTTCGTCTGCCGTAAAAAAATCCCGGCACCCAAAGTTTTGGGCCGCCGGGATTTTAATTTTTATAGATATGCTGTCGGTATAAGCAAAACCTGATACTGGCGGCGTTATCGCCCTATGGCCATACCTTATTAACCTTACCTCCTGGAAGCGGAGCAAATGGTTATTACAGCTGCGTTAAGCGGTCGAATGTCGGTAAATGCGCGAATATTCACAAAAGTTATAAAGGAACTGTTATGGGGTTGGCCCTAATAAGACTTTTCAATTTCATCTTCTGTCAATGACGGCGTTACAATTAAAGGGAATTCTCCAATTAGTTTTGGCTGGCAACCGATCAGAATAAAGGCGTGGGCACATTATGTCGAAACCAGGGGGGAGGAATAATATGCTCACAGATTATGGCAGGATCGGACTGTTGATGGTAGTGGCCTTGATTTTTCCGTTTATTCCTTTGTTTGTTTCCTCGCTGCTGCAGACCAAGAAGCCGACGACGGAAAAACTTAGCACTTATGAGTGCGGCTTGGACACCATTGGCCGGACCTGGATTCAATTTAAAAGTAGTTACTTTTTGTACGCACTGGTTTTTGTCGTTTTTGACATCGAAACGGTATTTTTATATCCGTGGGCGGTAAAGTACCAGCAGCTCGGCACCTACGCCTTTGTCGAAATGTTCATCTTCATTGCCATCTTGGTCATTGGCCTTTGGTATGCGTGGAAGAAAGGGGCATTGGAATGGAAGTAAAGCATGGCTTTTCCGGTGATGATCGGCAAGAATTGCTAGCGAAGAATATCATACTGACTACTGTTGAAACCGTCTTAAGCTGGGCGCGGGGCAACTCCTTATGGCCGCTTACCTCCGGGCTGGCCTGCTGCGCCATCGAGATGATGTGCGCCGCTAGCGGCCGTTTTGACTTGGCCCGCTTTGGCTATGAAGTGTTCCGGCCGTCGCCGCGCCAGGCCGACCTTTTGATTGCGGCCGGGACGCTGACCTGGAAGATGGCCCCGGTCCTCAAGCGCCTGTATGAGCAAATGCCTGAACCCAAGTATGTAATTGCCATGGGCAGTTGTGCCAATACGGGTGGACCCTTTGCCGACTCGTATGCGGTTGTTCCTGGCGTTGATTACGTTATTCCCGTGGATGTCTACATTCCCGGCTGCCCGCCCCGGCCGGAGGCACTAATCCACGGTATTCTGCAGCTTAAACGGAAAATCCAGAACCCAGGCGTGGTGAAGGCGATTGCGCATGAACGTTAAAATGCCGGTATTGGAATTTTTAAATGAAATCGCAGGTAGCGGCGGCGGGGTGGAGATAGCGGCCGCCGGTGTCGAGCCTGTTCTGCTCGTGACCGCTGGTAGGCTGAAGGCTATCTTAAAGCGGCTGAAAGAGGACGAGCGGTGCTGCTTTGACTTTTTAAGCAGTCTTACGGCAGTGGAGTATCCCGCTTATTTCGAGGTTGTCTATCACCTCTATTCTTTGCCGCTGGGGCACCGGGCAACCGTAAAGACACGGGTGGCCAAGGACGACCCGCAGGTGCCGTCGATCGCCGACTTGTGGCCGACCGCTAATTTCCAAGAACGCGAGGTCTATGACCTGTTGGGCGTCGTTTTCACCGGGCACCCTGGCCTAACTCGCATTTTGTTGCCCGAAGGCTTTGATGGTCACCCGCTCCGCAAGGATTATAAATTGCCGCTGCGGCTGGAAACGAGGTGATATGCCGGTGACGAGAACAGAAGTTTACACCCTGAACATGGGCCCCCAGCACCCTAGTACGCACGGCGTGCTTCGCGTCGTTCTTGAATTGGACGGCGAGACGGTAGTGAGAGCTACGCCCGAATTCGGCTATCTGCACCGGGGCATCGAAAAACTGGCGGAAAAGCTGACCTATCAGCAAATTACCCCTTATACTGATCGGCTGGATTATCTATCCGCCATGGGCAATAATCTGGGCTACTGCCAGGCAGTGGAGAAACTGATGGGCTTGACCGTGCCTGAGCGGGCTGAGTATTTGCGCATCATCATGGTCGAACTCAACCGCATCGCCAGTCATCTGCTTTTTCTCGGTTCCATCGCTATTGACCTGGGTGGCAGCACTGGCCTGATGTACGCTTTCCGCGACCGCGAACGCATTTTGGATCTGTTTGATTTAGCTTGCGGTGCGCGACTGACTTACAACTATATCCGCATTGGCGGCGTCATGGCCGATGTGCCGCCTGAATTTCCTGATGCCGTCCGCCGTTTTCTTGACGATTTCCCCGCGATGCTGGAAGAATACCATGGCCTTATCACCGGCAACGAAATTTTTTATTACCGGCTCAAAGATACGGCGATCATCAGCGGCGAGCGAGCGCTGGCCCTGGGCCTGACCGGGCCGGTGCTGCGGGCGTCGGGCGTGGATTACGACCTGCGCAAGGCTGAGCCGTATGGCATCTATGACCGCTTTGACTTTCGGGTGCCGCTGGGCAGCAAGGGTGACAACTGGGACCGCTACCTGGTGCGCATGGAGGAAATGGCGGAAAGCGCCCGTATAGTTCGTCAAGCCCTTGACCAGCTGCCAGCAGGCCCGGTCATGGCGCAAGTGCCCAAAGTTATCAAACCCCCTGCCGGCGAGGTTTACCATCGCATTGAAAATCCGCGGGGTGAACTGGGTTATTATATCGTGAGCGATGGCAGTACGAAACCATACCGCTTTCATGTTCGGCGGCCGTCGTTTATCAACCTTGCCGTCGTGGACGAACTGTGTCGGGGCGGCAAGGTGGCTGACGTGGTAGCCGTGCTGGCCACGCTTGACCCGGTTATGGGCGAAGTAGACTGTTAAAGGGTGGAAAAGGAGCAAGCGTATGGATGAAAAGAGCGGACTCATAATCTTGGCCGCGAGGCTGCGCGATTTTTTGGGGCGGTACCTAGAGGGCGGCGCGATTGATGTGGCCATGATGTTTGTCGGTATCGGCGCCATCTTAGGCGTCATTCTCACCGCGGCGATCGTTCTTGTTTATGCCGAGCGTAAGGTGAGCGCCTTTATGCAGATGCGGGTCGGACCAAACCGGGTTGGACCATGGGGGCTATTGCAGACGGTTGCCGATATGCTTAAACTGCTGGCGAAAGAAGATATCAGGCCCCATGGCGTAGAACGGCGGATTTGGGCGCTTGCCCCGGTGCTATTGTTCGTCCCGGCAGCGGCGGCCTATGCCGTTTTACCGTTTGACAACGGCGCGATTTTTGCTGATCTCAATATCGGCATTTTCTATTTCATCGCCATTTCGTCCCAGGCAACCATTCCCTTCCTAATGGCCGGCTGGGCGTCAAATAACAAATATGCCCTGATCGGCGGCATGCGCACCGTCGCCCAGATGATCAGCTATGAAATACCGCTAGTGTTTTCGCTGTTAGGGGTTGTCATGCTAGTAGGGTCGATGCGCATGGGCGACATTGTCGCGGCCCAGCGTGACCTTTGGTTCATCTGTTTGCAGCCGGCCGCGTTTGTTGTCTATGTCATCGCCGCTACGGCCGAAACGAACCGGACTCCCTTCGATCTGGTGGAGGCCGAGTCAGAAATCATTGCCGGCCCTTTTACCGAGTATAGCGGCATGCGCTGGTCGTTCTTCTTTTTGGCTGAATATGCCAACTTAGTGGCTGTTTCCGCGATCGCCGTCACCTTGTTTTTGGGCGGTTGGAACGGCCCCTGGCTGCCGGGATGGCTTTGGTTCGCTCTGAAAACGGCTGTTATGATTTTTATCTTCATGTGGTTTCGCTGGACATTCCCGCGTATCCGCGTGGATCAGCTCATGTCGTTTGGCTGGAAAGTGCTGCTGCCGATCGCCCTCGCCAATATTGTCGTCACCGGCATCGGCATCTATGTCTACAAAATGGTTAGTTAGGGGGGGAGCCATGTTTGGCAAAGGCTTACTGACCGGCATGCTCATTACCTTAAAACGGTTTTTTGGGCGCCCTAATACGGTTCAATATCCGGACGAAAAGCTGCCAATGACGGCGCGGTTTCGCGGTGGCGCTTTGACTTTAGATATTAATAGATGTATTGCCTGCGGCCTGTGCGCCATGGCCTGTCCTAATCAGGCTATCGGCCTGGCGACGACGGTGGA contains these protein-coding regions:
- a CDS encoding NADH-quinone oxidoreductase subunit D, which translates into the protein MTRTEVYTLNMGPQHPSTHGVLRVVLELDGETVVRATPEFGYLHRGIEKLAEKLTYQQITPYTDRLDYLSAMGNNLGYCQAVEKLMGLTVPERAEYLRIIMVELNRIASHLLFLGSIAIDLGGSTGLMYAFRDRERILDLFDLACGARLTYNYIRIGGVMADVPPEFPDAVRRFLDDFPAMLEEYHGLITGNEIFYYRLKDTAIISGERALALGLTGPVLRASGVDYDLRKAEPYGIYDRFDFRVPLGSKGDNWDRYLVRMEEMAESARIVRQALDQLPAGPVMAQVPKVIKPPAGEVYHRIENPRGELGYYIVSDGSTKPYRFHVRRPSFINLAVVDELCRGGKVADVVAVLATLDPVMGEVDC
- a CDS encoding NADH-quinone oxidoreductase subunit B, with the translated sequence MEVKHGFSGDDRQELLAKNIILTTVETVLSWARGNSLWPLTSGLACCAIEMMCAASGRFDLARFGYEVFRPSPRQADLLIAAGTLTWKMAPVLKRLYEQMPEPKYVIAMGSCANTGGPFADSYAVVPGVDYVIPVDVYIPGCPPRPEALIHGILQLKRKIQNPGVVKAIAHER
- a CDS encoding NADH-quinone oxidoreductase subunit A; protein product: MLTDYGRIGLLMVVALIFPFIPLFVSSLLQTKKPTTEKLSTYECGLDTIGRTWIQFKSSYFLYALVFVVFDIETVFLYPWAVKYQQLGTYAFVEMFIFIAILVIGLWYAWKKGALEWK
- the nuoH gene encoding NADH-quinone oxidoreductase subunit NuoH — protein: MDEKSGLIILAARLRDFLGRYLEGGAIDVAMMFVGIGAILGVILTAAIVLVYAERKVSAFMQMRVGPNRVGPWGLLQTVADMLKLLAKEDIRPHGVERRIWALAPVLLFVPAAAAYAVLPFDNGAIFADLNIGIFYFIAISSQATIPFLMAGWASNNKYALIGGMRTVAQMISYEIPLVFSLLGVVMLVGSMRMGDIVAAQRDLWFICLQPAAFVVYVIAATAETNRTPFDLVEAESEIIAGPFTEYSGMRWSFFFLAEYANLVAVSAIAVTLFLGGWNGPWLPGWLWFALKTAVMIFIFMWFRWTFPRIRVDQLMSFGWKVLLPIALANIVVTGIGIYVYKMVS
- a CDS encoding NADH-quinone oxidoreductase subunit C; translated protein: MNVKMPVLEFLNEIAGSGGGVEIAAAGVEPVLLVTAGRLKAILKRLKEDERCCFDFLSSLTAVEYPAYFEVVYHLYSLPLGHRATVKTRVAKDDPQVPSIADLWPTANFQEREVYDLLGVVFTGHPGLTRILLPEGFDGHPLRKDYKLPLRLETR